In Thalassoglobus sp. JC818, a single genomic region encodes these proteins:
- a CDS encoding sulfatase: MIQRAQILFTLLFGVFLSVSVCADDRPNIVFAFADDLGKYASVYAELEPGGLSDVVTTPNIDRVAQEGVLFQNAFVNAPSCTPCRSSLLSGQYFWRTGRGAILQEAVWDESIPTYPLLLEQNGYHIGHSNKVWSPGTVANAPYGAKRTAYNGNGNKFNGFSQYVSKRDDTEAAKQELYDEVRGNFADFLNDREGDEPYCYWFGPTNCHRKWVQGSGKKLWGIDPDDLKGKIPPFLPDVPVIREDVADYLGEAMAFDAGLGVLLDELEKRGELENTIVVVSGDHGFPGMPRGKCNLYDFGVHVPLMIRWGKEVPANRVVEDFVCLPDLAPTFLEAAGVTPPEVMTGRSLVPVLKSNESGQVDPTRDSVIVGRERHVADVRENALPYPQRAIRTRDYLYIRNFKPERWPMGDGPGYGVADSELPTYDQLANNTMIAFGDLDASPSKAWLTVRLNEPEMKPFLDFAYGLRPEEELYDLRDDPFQMHNLAGNDDDQEIKQQLSDRLMTVLKETGDPRVTGDGSTFDNPPYTDRVRGKR; this comes from the coding sequence ATGATTCAGCGCGCTCAAATTTTATTCACCTTACTGTTCGGAGTATTTCTGAGCGTTTCCGTTTGCGCGGACGATCGTCCGAACATTGTGTTCGCTTTCGCAGATGACCTTGGCAAATATGCCAGCGTTTATGCAGAGCTTGAACCGGGCGGTTTGAGTGATGTCGTTACGACGCCGAACATCGATCGCGTCGCTCAGGAAGGTGTTCTGTTTCAGAATGCGTTCGTGAACGCTCCTTCCTGTACTCCCTGTCGAAGCTCACTGCTCTCCGGGCAGTACTTCTGGCGGACTGGACGGGGGGCGATTCTGCAGGAAGCTGTCTGGGACGAGTCGATTCCGACGTATCCACTTCTTCTGGAGCAGAACGGATATCACATCGGTCATTCAAACAAAGTCTGGAGTCCCGGGACCGTGGCCAATGCTCCCTACGGTGCGAAACGCACGGCGTACAACGGAAACGGAAACAAGTTCAACGGGTTCTCTCAGTACGTTTCGAAACGAGACGACACCGAAGCTGCAAAACAGGAGCTTTATGATGAAGTTCGTGGAAACTTCGCCGACTTCCTGAATGATCGGGAAGGGGATGAACCATATTGCTACTGGTTTGGACCGACGAACTGCCATCGGAAGTGGGTTCAAGGCTCCGGCAAGAAGCTGTGGGGAATTGATCCTGATGATCTCAAAGGGAAGATTCCGCCGTTTCTGCCCGACGTCCCAGTCATTCGCGAAGACGTCGCTGATTATCTTGGAGAAGCAATGGCCTTCGATGCTGGCCTCGGAGTGCTGCTTGATGAATTGGAAAAACGCGGCGAACTCGAAAACACAATCGTCGTCGTTTCGGGGGATCACGGCTTCCCGGGGATGCCTCGCGGAAAGTGCAATCTGTATGATTTCGGAGTTCACGTTCCGCTGATGATTCGCTGGGGAAAAGAAGTGCCAGCGAACCGTGTCGTCGAAGATTTTGTCTGCCTACCGGATCTCGCTCCAACATTCCTTGAAGCAGCTGGCGTCACTCCTCCGGAAGTGATGACAGGTCGAAGTTTGGTTCCGGTCTTGAAGTCCAATGAATCAGGGCAGGTTGATCCGACGCGGGATTCGGTGATTGTCGGTCGAGAGCGACATGTGGCTGATGTTCGAGAGAACGCCTTGCCGTATCCGCAGCGAGCGATTCGGACGCGCGACTATCTGTATATTCGCAACTTCAAACCGGAACGCTGGCCGATGGGTGACGGTCCGGGATACGGAGTCGCAGACTCAGAACTGCCAACGTACGATCAGCTCGCCAACAATACAATGATCGCATTTGGGGACCTTGATGCGAGTCCGTCGAAGGCGTGGTTGACCGTTCGATTGAACGAGCCGGAAATGAAGCCGTTTCTTGATTTCGCTTATGGTCTGCGGCCTGAGGAAGAGTTGTACGATCTGCGAGACGATCCGTTTCAGATGCACAACCTGGCCGGAAATGACGATGATCAAGAGATTAAACAACAACTTTCGGATCGGTTGATGACCGTTTTGAAAGAAACCGGCGACCCACGCGTAACCGGTGACGGTTCGACCTTTGACAATCCACCGTATACAGACAGAGTCCGAGGCAAGCGTTGA
- a CDS encoding PDZ domain-containing protein, with the protein MRRPAGASNSFLILCSTLLFCQTVCAAGDDDSTNKTGRDSSEAASVSALTEFEDAVQEVFANHKSAVVAVVVQSGSSQKQQEGEENDPSGTQPRFQPIPARMGIGVVLSVDGQQLSVLTNAHLLEPIIERRHPSTKLSLLSSEGEISDVSVVASDPRSDLAIVTGTIEGALPERVRLASGKSLKVGSVCVAIGDPLRIRDGESPKLSLTVCQSLGGRLSPVVLTDISERSIHDLGTLADVDLGKSFQWSGTPLFTLDGELAGLMTAQSLPQQRDSRSAMAIPIGEFRGVIESLLNGYEVDYGFLGIHPGDATESLMRELGPTIPNQTAAIINRVSPESPAERGGLQVQDVVLQVNGQPVTSGDDLVRLIGLVGAGNQADLIVYRPNGIGILTLSMILGKWPALNNLPIVATQDRVPVWRGIRIDYPTARRSFLPDRFLSQFPRGVVITSIEDGSPAAEAGLQVGQFVVKLGGQQVETPEDFEKFIRDARGETRLELSDGQEFVLGESVSPPKPLDGNER; encoded by the coding sequence GTGAGACGTCCCGCTGGAGCTTCAAACAGCTTTTTGATTCTGTGCTCGACGCTGCTGTTCTGTCAGACGGTGTGCGCCGCCGGAGATGATGACTCGACCAACAAGACTGGCCGAGATTCTTCTGAGGCTGCCAGCGTGAGTGCTCTGACTGAGTTCGAAGATGCCGTTCAGGAAGTCTTCGCGAACCACAAGTCGGCTGTTGTGGCTGTCGTTGTTCAGTCCGGAAGTTCTCAGAAGCAACAGGAGGGCGAGGAGAACGATCCGTCCGGGACTCAGCCTCGCTTCCAGCCGATTCCTGCACGGATGGGGATCGGTGTTGTTCTGAGCGTGGACGGTCAACAGCTTTCTGTGCTGACCAACGCTCATCTTTTGGAACCGATCATTGAGCGTCGTCATCCGTCGACGAAGTTGTCGCTGCTCTCTTCCGAGGGGGAAATTTCCGATGTGAGCGTGGTCGCTTCTGATCCTCGCAGCGACTTGGCGATTGTGACAGGCACAATTGAAGGCGCTCTTCCCGAGCGAGTTCGACTCGCCTCCGGGAAGTCACTCAAGGTCGGTTCAGTCTGTGTGGCGATTGGAGATCCGTTGCGAATCCGAGATGGGGAGAGCCCGAAGCTGTCTTTGACGGTTTGTCAAAGCTTGGGAGGTCGGCTCAGCCCTGTCGTCTTAACGGACATTTCCGAAAGGTCGATTCACGATCTGGGCACACTGGCAGATGTCGATCTGGGAAAGAGTTTTCAGTGGAGCGGAACTCCGCTCTTCACACTCGATGGGGAACTCGCTGGCCTAATGACGGCACAATCGCTTCCACAACAAAGAGATTCCCGGTCTGCGATGGCGATTCCGATCGGTGAATTTCGGGGTGTCATCGAAAGTCTGCTTAACGGCTATGAGGTCGATTACGGCTTCCTCGGCATTCATCCAGGCGATGCGACCGAAAGTCTGATGCGTGAACTCGGTCCGACAATTCCCAATCAGACGGCAGCCATTATTAACCGGGTTTCGCCCGAATCGCCCGCTGAGCGTGGTGGATTGCAGGTTCAGGATGTTGTCTTGCAAGTGAACGGGCAACCAGTGACGAGCGGGGATGATCTCGTCCGGCTTATAGGATTGGTGGGTGCGGGAAATCAGGCGGACCTGATTGTCTACCGGCCCAATGGAATCGGCATTCTGACGCTCAGCATGATCCTCGGAAAGTGGCCTGCTTTGAACAATCTGCCGATTGTGGCCACTCAAGATCGCGTCCCGGTCTGGCGAGGAATCAGGATCGATTATCCAACAGCTCGGCGAAGCTTTCTGCCTGATCGGTTTTTGTCGCAATTCCCGCGAGGAGTCGTGATTACCAGCATCGAGGATGGAAGTCCTGCTGCGGAAGCGGGATTGCAAGTGGGCCAGTTCGTTGTCAAGTTGGGGGGCCAACAGGTAGAAACACCCGAAGATTTCGAAAAGTTCATACGCGACGCCCGAGGTGAGACGAGGCTCGAACTTTCCGATGGGCAGGAATTTGTCCTCGGCGAATCTGTTTCACCTCCAAAACCGCTCGATGGGAACGAAAGATGA
- a CDS encoding Gfo/Idh/MocA family oxidoreductase encodes MPQTSRRDFLKTTSLAAAGTTLPLWFSTNTATAQSSNSPNERLTVGCIGTGSRWNAVGPASFNFADCLAVADVDANHAEAGKKKVQDIHKKNGRPTQVDVYEDYQKILERDDIDIVTIVTPDHWHSKIAIEALQAGKDVYCEKPLTLTIHEGKQIIKVLEETNRVFQVGTQQRTEMGQRFLTAIAMIRDGRIGDVKKVTCNIGGSSDSGPIPVADVPQGLNWEKWLGQAPVVDFRFKEDGRWGKSRCHYEFRWWYEYSGGKMTDWGAHHVDIAQWAIDQNGPGQGPVSVEPIMSVHPVPFKDGMPQMDDRYNAATDFDVKVVFKNGVEMHIVNNSPDGNGILFEGTKGRFHVSRSRIKGKPFEDLQENPLPEDAIAQVYGGKQPTSHMQNFFDCVQSREKPISDVWTHHSAMTTCHLANIAIRLDKTLEWDTESQNVTNDSTAQQMQQREQRKGYEINVSV; translated from the coding sequence ATGCCGCAGACGTCACGTCGAGATTTCCTGAAAACCACATCGCTCGCAGCAGCGGGAACTACGCTTCCACTCTGGTTTTCCACGAATACCGCAACGGCTCAGTCCTCCAACAGCCCGAATGAACGATTGACCGTCGGTTGCATCGGAACCGGAAGTCGATGGAATGCAGTCGGACCTGCTTCGTTTAACTTCGCAGACTGCCTGGCTGTGGCCGATGTCGACGCCAACCACGCTGAAGCTGGCAAGAAAAAAGTCCAGGACATCCACAAGAAGAACGGACGTCCGACTCAAGTTGATGTCTACGAAGACTACCAGAAGATCCTGGAACGGGACGACATCGACATCGTCACCATCGTCACTCCAGACCACTGGCACTCCAAAATCGCCATCGAAGCCTTGCAGGCTGGCAAAGACGTTTATTGTGAGAAACCGCTGACACTCACAATTCACGAAGGAAAACAGATCATCAAGGTTCTCGAAGAGACGAATCGAGTTTTCCAGGTCGGAACTCAACAGCGTACCGAAATGGGACAGCGGTTCCTGACCGCGATCGCCATGATCCGCGACGGACGCATCGGTGACGTCAAAAAGGTCACCTGCAACATCGGCGGTTCCAGCGACAGCGGACCAATTCCGGTCGCCGACGTACCTCAGGGTCTCAACTGGGAAAAATGGCTCGGCCAGGCACCTGTTGTCGACTTCCGCTTCAAAGAGGATGGACGCTGGGGCAAATCTCGCTGCCACTATGAATTCCGTTGGTGGTACGAATACTCTGGCGGAAAAATGACCGACTGGGGCGCCCACCACGTCGATATCGCACAATGGGCCATCGACCAGAACGGTCCTGGTCAAGGTCCTGTGAGCGTCGAACCGATCATGAGCGTGCATCCAGTTCCGTTCAAAGACGGCATGCCTCAGATGGACGACCGTTACAACGCCGCCACAGATTTCGACGTCAAAGTCGTCTTCAAAAACGGTGTTGAGATGCACATCGTCAACAACTCGCCTGACGGCAACGGAATTCTGTTCGAAGGAACAAAAGGCCGCTTCCACGTCTCGCGATCCCGAATCAAGGGCAAGCCCTTCGAAGACCTTCAGGAGAATCCTCTCCCCGAAGATGCCATCGCGCAGGTCTACGGCGGAAAACAACCGACCAGCCACATGCAGAACTTCTTCGATTGCGTTCAATCTCGCGAAAAACCGATTTCCGACGTTTGGACGCATCACAGCGCCATGACGACCTGTCACCTGGCCAACATCGCGATTCGACTCGACAAAACCCTCGAATGGGATACCGAATCACAGAACGTGACAAACGACTCGACCGCTCAACAGATGCAACAGCGTGAACAACGAAAAGGCTACGAAATCAACGTGTCCGTATAA
- a CDS encoding DNA polymerase ligase N-terminal domain-containing protein — protein MARFAILRHDWPFLHWDFLVESGNILLTWRLAIEPAYEVEIAAEQLPPHRLVYLDYEGPVSGGRGEVSNWDRGELLDFHKMGDDFDLKIAGKQISGPVRIRKTSDSSSESHFVVVFGKTGTSHEANR, from the coding sequence ATGGCGAGATTTGCAATTTTGCGTCACGACTGGCCCTTTCTCCACTGGGACTTCCTCGTTGAGTCCGGCAACATTCTCTTGACCTGGAGACTTGCAATCGAGCCGGCATACGAAGTCGAAATCGCTGCGGAACAGCTTCCTCCTCACCGCCTCGTCTATCTCGACTACGAGGGTCCTGTCAGCGGCGGACGTGGCGAAGTCTCTAATTGGGATCGCGGTGAACTCCTCGATTTCCATAAAATGGGTGATGACTTCGACTTGAAGATCGCTGGAAAGCAGATTTCCGGCCCTGTTCGAATCAGGAAAACCTCTGATTCTTCGTCGGAATCCCATTTCGTCGTCGTATTCGGCAAGACCGGGACTTCACACGAGGCAAACCGATAA
- a CDS encoding DUF1549 and DUF1553 domain-containing protein codes for MLPKINNIIMFTALAGALSLPRICSAETEFSTGSSDPLIQFINDQITQTWEDNEVEPSEVASEAEWLRRVYLDIIGRIPSAEEVDAFLNDTSETKRSVKVDELLAHPDYVRNFTGVWTNLLIGRNTPDGTSRPGMQKFLRESFARNRPWNEIVYDLVTAEGHFEENGAVNFILAQLQGNANSEDYHVEATAKLTRVLLGMQVQCTQCHDHPFNDWKQNQFWEFNSFLRQTRRIDHERYDAASGQMVDDYSELSYRDFDGPVYYEMRNGLVQVAFPNYLGETFEERGINRREELGKMMAYDDESQTVARAMVNRTWAHFMGYGFTRPVDDMGPHNVPSHPELLDRLSEEFVKSGYDVKQLVRWICNTNAYNLTSQFGEANEFDNPAAGEVPLFSHMYVKTMTAEQLYDSLLVATNAHASGAGNYEQSEQQRMRWMQDYLRIFGGNEEDEPTLFSGSIPQALLMMNGPLVQKAIDAEKGSYLHSVLSNSSFRNDSARIQALFVSALGRMPSRNETTQIKKLMQLSRDPLTAYQDLYWALLNSNEFIVNH; via the coding sequence ATGTTGCCGAAAATCAACAACATCATCATGTTCACAGCGCTTGCCGGAGCGTTGTCCCTGCCTCGCATTTGCTCAGCAGAAACCGAATTCTCAACGGGTTCTTCGGACCCGCTGATCCAGTTTATTAATGATCAGATCACTCAGACTTGGGAAGACAACGAAGTTGAGCCGAGCGAAGTCGCTTCCGAAGCCGAGTGGCTTCGACGGGTGTACCTCGACATCATCGGACGAATTCCCTCAGCGGAAGAAGTCGACGCATTTCTTAACGACACATCTGAGACAAAACGCTCAGTGAAAGTTGATGAGCTATTGGCTCATCCCGATTACGTCCGCAACTTTACCGGAGTCTGGACGAATCTGCTCATCGGTAGAAACACCCCCGACGGCACCAGTCGTCCGGGAATGCAGAAGTTCCTGCGAGAGAGTTTCGCACGAAATCGCCCCTGGAACGAGATCGTTTACGACCTCGTCACAGCTGAGGGACACTTCGAAGAAAACGGTGCAGTTAACTTCATCCTCGCACAGCTTCAAGGAAACGCAAACAGCGAAGACTATCACGTTGAAGCCACCGCAAAGCTGACACGCGTCCTGCTCGGAATGCAGGTTCAGTGTACACAGTGTCACGATCACCCATTCAACGACTGGAAGCAAAATCAGTTCTGGGAGTTCAACAGCTTCTTACGACAGACTCGCCGAATTGACCACGAGCGCTACGACGCTGCTTCGGGACAGATGGTCGACGACTACTCTGAACTGTCGTATCGGGATTTCGATGGACCGGTTTACTACGAAATGCGGAATGGCCTCGTGCAGGTTGCGTTTCCGAACTACCTCGGCGAAACCTTCGAGGAACGCGGAATCAATCGCCGCGAAGAGCTCGGAAAAATGATGGCCTACGACGACGAATCACAGACCGTCGCCCGAGCCATGGTGAACCGAACCTGGGCCCACTTTATGGGATACGGATTCACACGACCTGTCGACGACATGGGTCCCCATAATGTTCCCAGCCATCCCGAACTTCTCGATCGTCTCAGCGAGGAATTCGTCAAAAGCGGATACGACGTCAAACAATTAGTCCGCTGGATCTGCAACACTAACGCATACAATTTAACCAGCCAGTTTGGAGAAGCGAACGAATTCGATAACCCCGCCGCTGGTGAGGTTCCGCTGTTCAGTCATATGTATGTCAAAACGATGACGGCTGAGCAGTTGTATGATTCGCTTCTCGTCGCAACGAATGCTCACGCCAGCGGTGCGGGAAATTATGAGCAATCAGAACAGCAGCGTATGCGATGGATGCAGGATTACCTGCGCATCTTTGGAGGGAATGAAGAAGACGAACCCACACTCTTCAGCGGAAGTATTCCGCAAGCCCTGCTTATGATGAATGGCCCACTGGTGCAAAAAGCGATTGATGCCGAGAAAGGGAGCTATCTGCATTCCGTTCTCAGCAACAGCAGTTTTCGAAATGACTCAGCCCGAATTCAGGCTCTGTTTGTCTCGGCTTTGGGACGTATGCCCAGCCGAAACGAAACCACCCAAATCAAGAAACTGATGCAACTCAGTCGCGATCCTTTAACGGCCTATCAGGATCTCTACTGGGCATTACTCAACTCGAACGAGTTTATCGTCAACCATTAA
- a CDS encoding DUF1501 domain-containing protein, translating to MIQQTHKDRTTHAGMTRRHFMNHMALGGASALGAAHFLSTLEANAAQIQKNQKACILVWLQGGAPTIDMWDLKPGSKNGGEFRPISTRGDFEICEHLPEIAKEMDSMSVVRSLSTREADHERGRYYMHTSFVPNPTVVHPTFGSVVSYELGSKRKELEIPSFVSIGGGSMSPGFLGMTHAPFVVDRRGQIQNAGMDGMDQQRLRQRLQMLGTIEDGFIRSDRGDIGQAHKDVYTKAVNLMTSEQMRAFKADDEPAEVRQMYGNHEFGNTLIMARRLVQTGVPFVEVQFPGGWDLHNDVFNTLRTQRLPMLDTGLAGLVRDLKQRGMLDDTCIVVMGEFGRTPRINQNVGRDHWATSWSALVGGGGLAGGRAIGETDADGLRVISESYLPGDLWATVAHALRIPLDTVHTSKRGRPMKIVNGGQPIQGLIG from the coding sequence ATGATTCAACAAACCCATAAAGATCGAACGACTCACGCCGGAATGACCCGACGGCACTTCATGAACCACATGGCACTGGGTGGGGCCAGCGCCTTGGGAGCGGCTCACTTCCTCTCCACGCTGGAAGCCAATGCTGCCCAGATCCAGAAGAATCAGAAGGCCTGTATTCTCGTCTGGCTGCAAGGGGGAGCACCGACCATCGACATGTGGGACCTGAAACCAGGTTCTAAGAACGGTGGAGAGTTCCGTCCGATTTCGACACGCGGTGACTTCGAAATCTGCGAGCACTTGCCTGAGATCGCCAAAGAAATGGACAGCATGAGCGTTGTCCGTTCGCTGAGCACTCGCGAAGCGGATCATGAACGCGGTCGATACTACATGCACACCTCATTCGTTCCGAACCCAACCGTTGTCCATCCGACATTCGGATCGGTGGTCAGCTACGAACTGGGCAGCAAGCGGAAAGAACTCGAAATCCCATCGTTTGTTTCTATCGGTGGCGGCAGCATGAGCCCGGGATTCCTCGGAATGACTCACGCTCCATTCGTCGTTGATCGCCGCGGTCAAATCCAGAACGCCGGCATGGACGGCATGGATCAACAGCGACTCCGCCAGCGTCTGCAGATGCTCGGAACCATCGAAGATGGATTCATTCGCTCCGATCGCGGAGACATCGGTCAGGCACACAAAGATGTCTATACCAAAGCGGTCAACCTGATGACCTCTGAGCAGATGCGAGCTTTCAAAGCAGACGATGAGCCTGCCGAAGTTCGACAGATGTACGGAAACCATGAATTCGGCAACACGCTGATCATGGCCCGTCGACTTGTTCAAACTGGCGTTCCATTCGTCGAAGTGCAGTTCCCGGGCGGTTGGGACCTCCACAACGATGTCTTCAACACACTTCGTACACAGCGACTCCCAATGCTCGATACCGGACTCGCCGGACTTGTCCGCGATCTGAAACAGCGGGGAATGCTGGACGATACCTGTATCGTCGTCATGGGTGAGTTCGGACGAACTCCGCGGATCAACCAGAATGTCGGTCGTGATCACTGGGCAACCAGCTGGTCAGCCTTGGTCGGTGGCGGTGGACTCGCCGGTGGACGTGCGATTGGTGAAACCGACGCTGACGGACTACGTGTTATCAGTGAGAGTTACCTTCCCGGAGACCTTTGGGCGACTGTTGCTCACGCTCTGCGAATTCCACTCGACACGGTCCACACCTCCAAGCGAGGTCGTCCGATGAAGATTGTGAACGGAGGACAACCGATCCAGGGTCTGATCGGATAA
- a CDS encoding sigma-70 family RNA polymerase sigma factor, with product MTTSPDASPLKPDFPGEEFIQLFTQAQRPLYLSILSQLGKVQAAEEVLQDTNLIIWAKSSQFETGTNFLAWARQIAHFEVMKWRQRKSREKLMFSDEFINTVAQQVSTTSEEFAMRQRALEDCLKKLSDQDRELIELRYQPGNSGKELAEALGRPANSVYQSLGRIRKALLECVQRKVAAEVTT from the coding sequence ATGACAACAAGCCCTGACGCATCTCCGTTGAAACCTGACTTCCCTGGTGAAGAGTTCATCCAGCTCTTCACTCAGGCACAGAGGCCATTGTATCTGTCGATCCTCTCCCAACTGGGGAAGGTTCAAGCTGCGGAAGAAGTCCTTCAGGATACCAATCTGATTATCTGGGCGAAGTCGTCTCAGTTTGAGACCGGGACGAACTTCCTCGCTTGGGCGCGGCAGATTGCTCACTTTGAAGTGATGAAGTGGCGACAGCGGAAGAGTCGCGAAAAGTTGATGTTCTCTGATGAATTCATCAATACCGTCGCACAGCAGGTCTCCACGACATCGGAGGAATTTGCGATGCGTCAACGCGCACTGGAAGATTGCTTGAAGAAGCTCTCCGACCAGGATCGCGAATTGATTGAACTGCGATATCAGCCCGGAAACTCCGGAAAAGAACTTGCAGAAGCTCTCGGGAGACCTGCAAATTCTGTTTATCAGTCTCTCGGAAGAATACGAAAAGCCCTTCTCGAATGCGTTCAAAGAAAGGTCGCTGCTGAAGTCACCACATGA
- a CDS encoding DUF1553 domain-containing protein encodes MRTHIRHELLKLTEAVIEDYATQEDYARLEAIVLSDPECLQFYLKHLELHGNLYWDAAGRGHSLTIPESDELETTTSQPAVHPQKNRRQDRQREWAPRRMTTIAASVLVLLAATGIWLRVSGKRLADSPVLVENNDPIPDQTTSNEDNSTDDSIVEVHLPDRSPPQPHDETLVNNSHQPQVQPSAVTNFADDQAVVEFINQQLASSWSDVGLNPAPRASDEDWVRRVFVDLAGRIPTPAEVKSFLTDSSPDKRTDLVDSLLASREFSYNFASIWTNLLVGRSREREIDREELFAFLERQFGENRAWTQTVHELLTATGSAEESGPANYLLAHLNNEAVPATAITARIFLCEQLQCTQCHRHPIVAEWGQNRFWEINAFFQQTEVQNTLVTDEKSGEKVRKRVLTDEVSPELEPAYYESLQGVMQVAYPRFAGEDVAPEESVSLRRRFANLFASEQNPQLAVAFVNRTWQQLFGFAFTQEVDDMGPHSNVSHPELLSSLGQAFEETGYDVRRLMRWICLSDAYQLSSGASEESTIDEPEAGGIPYFSRMYAKPFSAEQLFNSLMIAAGVPSEELTSRGDAFEKRENWLQQFFIAMDNEENSESTTFDGSITHTLMMINGDLVQQATDLNQSRVLRDIVVDPKKSETDRINELCLAALSRYPTEPELEAIRKTLRNQIRLRTSQNVPAKVAVGESLRDLYWAYLNSSEFSVNR; translated from the coding sequence ATGAGAACTCACATCCGACACGAACTGCTCAAGCTGACTGAGGCGGTCATTGAAGACTACGCCACTCAGGAAGACTATGCGCGGCTTGAAGCTATCGTTCTCAGCGATCCGGAATGTCTGCAGTTCTACCTGAAACACCTTGAGCTTCATGGCAACCTCTATTGGGATGCTGCCGGACGTGGACACTCCCTGACAATTCCAGAGTCAGACGAATTAGAAACTACTACCTCTCAGCCAGCTGTTCATCCACAAAAAAACCGTCGACAAGATCGTCAAAGAGAATGGGCTCCGCGTCGCATGACGACCATCGCTGCGTCAGTGCTGGTTCTGCTGGCAGCGACAGGAATCTGGCTTCGCGTTTCGGGAAAACGTCTCGCAGACTCTCCCGTACTCGTTGAGAACAACGATCCGATTCCCGATCAGACGACATCCAACGAGGACAACTCAACGGACGATTCGATCGTCGAGGTTCATCTGCCCGACCGGTCGCCACCTCAGCCACACGATGAGACCTTAGTCAACAACTCTCATCAGCCTCAAGTCCAGCCATCGGCTGTGACGAATTTCGCCGATGACCAGGCAGTGGTTGAATTCATCAATCAACAACTTGCATCGAGCTGGAGTGACGTCGGTCTCAACCCCGCTCCGCGAGCTTCGGACGAAGACTGGGTCCGGCGTGTCTTCGTCGACCTCGCTGGCCGAATTCCGACGCCCGCTGAAGTGAAATCATTTCTTACTGACTCAAGTCCTGACAAGCGAACTGACCTCGTTGACTCTCTGCTCGCCAGCCGGGAGTTTTCGTACAACTTTGCTTCCATCTGGACGAATCTTCTCGTCGGCAGATCGCGCGAGCGAGAAATTGATCGCGAAGAGCTGTTTGCGTTTCTCGAACGTCAATTCGGTGAGAATCGAGCTTGGACTCAAACCGTTCATGAACTGCTGACAGCAACCGGTTCGGCGGAGGAATCCGGACCTGCAAACTATTTGCTGGCACATCTCAACAACGAAGCAGTCCCAGCGACCGCAATCACTGCAAGAATCTTTCTCTGTGAGCAACTGCAATGTACGCAGTGTCACCGACATCCGATTGTCGCCGAGTGGGGTCAGAATCGGTTCTGGGAGATCAACGCCTTCTTCCAACAAACGGAAGTTCAAAACACTCTCGTCACTGACGAAAAGAGTGGTGAAAAAGTTCGAAAGCGAGTTCTAACGGATGAAGTCTCTCCGGAACTCGAGCCAGCTTACTACGAATCATTGCAAGGTGTGATGCAAGTTGCGTATCCCCGGTTTGCTGGGGAAGACGTAGCCCCTGAAGAATCCGTTTCGCTTCGTAGACGCTTCGCAAACCTCTTCGCAAGTGAGCAGAATCCACAGCTAGCTGTTGCGTTTGTAAACCGAACATGGCAGCAACTCTTCGGATTTGCTTTCACTCAAGAAGTTGACGACATGGGTCCGCACAGCAATGTCAGTCATCCTGAGTTGCTCTCCAGCTTGGGACAGGCTTTCGAGGAAACGGGTTATGACGTGCGACGACTGATGCGCTGGATTTGCCTCTCCGACGCTTATCAGCTTTCTTCCGGTGCGAGTGAAGAGAGCACTATTGATGAGCCGGAAGCAGGCGGAATTCCGTACTTCAGCCGAATGTATGCCAAGCCATTTAGCGCTGAACAGCTCTTCAATTCGTTAATGATCGCTGCAGGTGTTCCATCGGAGGAATTAACCTCTCGCGGAGACGCTTTCGAAAAGCGAGAGAACTGGTTGCAGCAGTTCTTTATTGCCATGGACAACGAAGAGAATAGCGAGTCGACAACCTTTGACGGGTCAATCACACACACGCTCATGATGATCAATGGAGATCTAGTTCAGCAGGCCACAGATCTCAATCAGAGCCGTGTCTTGCGAGACATTGTCGTCGATCCGAAAAAGTCTGAGACCGACAGAATCAATGAGTTGTGCCTCGCAGCTTTGTCTCGGTATCCGACTGAACCGGAACTTGAAGCGATTCGAAAGACGCTGCGAAATCAGATTCGTTTGCGTACATCTCAGAATGTGCCAGCGAAAGTGGCTGTTGGCGAGA